The Cucumis melo cultivar AY chromosome 5, USDA_Cmelo_AY_1.0, whole genome shotgun sequence genome has a segment encoding these proteins:
- the LOC103491520 gene encoding E3 ubiquitin-protein ligase BIG BROTHER-like isoform X1 has translation MSWNSNIEVHCMNNGYPYSTASFMEYFEGLTYDHVNFIFSGASHSQDTVCPSTNSSYYKFGNSDLWSTSYFDAQLFEVQDHESAIYEHRRPLSTVQNEQSLGNSVWEENANPNMSGNSMECPRRHSNYHEYQTIWQDIVDPDNMTYEELVDLGETVGTQSRGLTQELIALLPVSSYRWGFFSRKKSRNERCVICQMEYKRGDKIITLPCKHRYHTSCGTKWLSIKKACPICYTEVFGDTSKR, from the exons ATGAGCTGGAACTCAAACATCGAGGTTCATTGCATGAATAACGGTTATCCATATAGTACTGCTTCTTTTATGGAATACTTTGAAGGTCTTACGTATGATCATGTGAATTTCATTTTTTCCGGTGCCTCACATTCTCAG GATACTGTTTGTCCATCAACTAACTCAAGTTACTACAAGTTTGGGAATTCTGATTTATGGAGCACATCATACTTTGATGCTCAATTGTTTGAGGTTCAAGATCATGAATCCGCTATTTATGAACACAGGAGGCCGCTCTCGACAGTCCAGAATGAACAGAGTTTAGGAAATAGCGTGTGGGAAGAAAATGCCAATCCTAATATGTCTGGTAACAGCATGGAAT GTCCTCGGAGGCATTCAAATTATCATGAGTATCAG ACTATTTGGCAAGATATTGTTGATCCTGATAACATGACTTATGAG GAATTGGTAGATTTAGGCGAGACAGTAGGAACTCAAAGTAGAGGCCTTACACAAGAACTAATTGCATTGCTTCCAGTATCGAGTTATAGATGGGGATTTTTCTCAAGGAAGAAATCACGAAATGAAAG GTGTGTGATATGCCAAATGGAATACAAACGTGGGGATAAAATAATTACTCTACCATGCAAACACAGGTACCATACCAGTTGCGGGACCAAGTGGCTTAGTATCAAGAAG GCATGTCCCATTTGCTACACTGAGGTATTTGGTGACACTTcaaaacgataa
- the LOC103491522 gene encoding uncharacterized protein LOC103491522 has product MDSSGLGGGFLSGNGGLLDLESPIRRPQKTQLVNPSLTQRHQLNMMSNFEGDHQSIGILDSKSLGQKDLLMAFNRGKAIASACITNNYTSEEDEPSYTEDGECSEFLKGKKGSPWQRMKWTDEIVRLLIAVVACVGDDGEAGMGSKRKSGILHKKGKWRTVSKIMQSKGCHVSPQQCEDKFNDLNKRYKRLNDILGKGTSCRVVENPALMDSMPHLSSKAKDDVRKILSSKHLFYKEMCAYHNGQTIPGCQDVDFQGKILPAANFSKGNNESEEAEDSDSDSDSGESDNEDDHSPAENRLWSSESRGRDKVSADDGPLWSNSVGKNEFEGQIDVFLSDPTKSQWERKVWIKKQMLQLQEQCNSFQAQSVELEKQRFKWLRYCSKKNRDLERARLENERMKLDNEQRVLQLKRKEMELESKRSDSAVGPILAFDRIQGREQLDLGMH; this is encoded by the coding sequence ATGGATAGTTCAGGTTTGGGAGGTGGATTTCTGTCAGGAAATGGGGGGTTATTAGATTTAGAGTCTCCTATACGACGACCTCAAAAAACCCAATTGGTTAATCCCTCATTGACACAACGCCATCAGTTGAACATGATGAGTAATTTTGAAGGTGATCACCAGTCCATTGGGATTTTGGACTCGAAAAGCTTGGGACAGAAGGATTTATTGATGGCGTTTAATAGAGGGAAAGCTATTGCCTCTGCTTGCATTACAAACAACTACACGAGTGAAGAAGATGAGCCAAGTTATACCGAGGATGGTGAGTGCTCTGAGTTTTTAAAGGGCAAAAAGGGCTCTCCATGGCAAAGAATGAAGTGGACAGATGAGATTGTGAGGCTTCTCATAGCAGTGGTTGCTTGTGTAGGTGACGATGGCGAGGCTGGAATGGGATCGAAGAGAAAATCTGGGATTTTGCATAAGAAGGGAAAATGGAGAACAGTGTCAAAGATTATGCAAAGTAAGGGGTGTCATGTTTCTCCACAGCAGTGTGAGGACAAGTTTAATGACTTAAACAAAAGATACAAGAGATTAAACGATATCCTTGGGAAGGGAACCAGTTGTAGGGTTGTGGAGAACCCTGCACTCATGGACTCAATGCCTCACCTCTCAAGTAAAGCCAAGGATGATGTAAGAAAAATATTGAGCTCAAAACACTTGTTTTATAAGGAAATGTGTGCTTACCATAATGGACAAACAATTCCTGGTTGCCAAGATGTTGATTTCCAAGGTAAAATTTTGCCTGCTGCAAATTTCTCCAAAGGAAATAATGAATCAGAAGAAGCTGAGGATAGTGATAGTGATAGTGACAGTGGTGAATCAGATAATGAAGATGATCACTCTCCTGCGGAAAATAGATTATGGTCGTCTGAATCTCGTGGCAGGGATAAAGTGAGTGCAGATGATGGTCCTCTTTGGTCAAATTCTgttggaaaaaatgaatttGAAGGTCAAATTGATGTCTTTCTTTCAGATCCAACAAAGTCCCAATGGGAGCGCAAAGTGTGGATTAAAAAACAGATGCTACAACTTCAGGAGCAATGTAACAGCTTCCAGGCTCAATCTGTTGAACTTGAGAAACAACGTTTCAAATGGTTAAGATATTGCAGTAAGAAAAATAGGGATTTGGAAAGAGCGAGGCTTGAAAATGAGAGGATGAAACTAGATAATGAGCAGAGAGTACTGCAACTGAAGCGGAAGGAAATGGAACTAGAATCGAAAAGGTCTGATTCAGCCGTTGGCCCAATCCTTGCCTTCGATAGAATTCAAGGGAGAGAGCAACTTGATTTGGGTATGCATTGA
- the LOC103491520 gene encoding E3 ubiquitin-protein ligase BIG BROTHER-like isoform X2: MSWNSNIEVHCMNNGYPYSTASFMEYFEGLTYDHVNFIFSGASHSQDTVCPSTNSSYYKFGNSDLWSTSYFDAQLFEVQDHESAIYEHRRPLSTVQNEQSLGNSVWEENANPNMSGPRRHSNYHEYQTIWQDIVDPDNMTYEELVDLGETVGTQSRGLTQELIALLPVSSYRWGFFSRKKSRNERCVICQMEYKRGDKIITLPCKHRYHTSCGTKWLSIKKACPICYTEVFGDTSKR, encoded by the exons ATGAGCTGGAACTCAAACATCGAGGTTCATTGCATGAATAACGGTTATCCATATAGTACTGCTTCTTTTATGGAATACTTTGAAGGTCTTACGTATGATCATGTGAATTTCATTTTTTCCGGTGCCTCACATTCTCAG GATACTGTTTGTCCATCAACTAACTCAAGTTACTACAAGTTTGGGAATTCTGATTTATGGAGCACATCATACTTTGATGCTCAATTGTTTGAGGTTCAAGATCATGAATCCGCTATTTATGAACACAGGAGGCCGCTCTCGACAGTCCAGAATGAACAGAGTTTAGGAAATAGCGTGTGGGAAGAAAATGCCAATCCTAATATGTCTG GTCCTCGGAGGCATTCAAATTATCATGAGTATCAG ACTATTTGGCAAGATATTGTTGATCCTGATAACATGACTTATGAG GAATTGGTAGATTTAGGCGAGACAGTAGGAACTCAAAGTAGAGGCCTTACACAAGAACTAATTGCATTGCTTCCAGTATCGAGTTATAGATGGGGATTTTTCTCAAGGAAGAAATCACGAAATGAAAG GTGTGTGATATGCCAAATGGAATACAAACGTGGGGATAAAATAATTACTCTACCATGCAAACACAGGTACCATACCAGTTGCGGGACCAAGTGGCTTAGTATCAAGAAG GCATGTCCCATTTGCTACACTGAGGTATTTGGTGACACTTcaaaacgataa